Proteins encoded together in one Mycobacterium sp. MS1601 window:
- a CDS encoding gluconate 2-dehydrogenase subunit 3 family protein gives MTIEDTLTNAPYGAPAVGTERPDQPHFETGRPRLGGLATPVAFTASEAQVIEAIADTLIPPGDGFPAPSAVGITDFFGRYTTPTGFRAKHYPYLEEDDLKRALAGLGGEFVAGDVDARTSQLQRLEKEQEELFGQLRSLVYYGYYSAGEVTAAIQREIPAGRDYHGAPLPYGYLHCIEDWDDEALSTAGQGAGYIPTEAVVRVDLSKLTYLSADKENEK, from the coding sequence ATGACCATCGAAGACACGCTGACCAACGCGCCCTATGGCGCTCCGGCGGTGGGGACCGAGCGCCCTGACCAACCGCACTTCGAGACGGGGCGCCCCCGCCTCGGTGGCCTTGCTACCCCGGTGGCGTTCACGGCGAGCGAGGCCCAGGTGATCGAGGCCATCGCCGATACGTTGATTCCCCCCGGCGACGGTTTCCCAGCGCCCAGCGCGGTGGGTATCACCGACTTCTTCGGCCGCTACACCACTCCGACCGGATTTCGAGCCAAGCATTACCCCTATCTGGAAGAGGACGACCTCAAACGGGCGCTGGCGGGGTTGGGTGGCGAGTTTGTCGCCGGGGATGTCGATGCGCGGACATCGCAGCTGCAACGGCTGGAGAAGGAGCAGGAGGAGCTCTTTGGCCAGCTTCGCAGCCTGGTGTACTACGGCTACTACTCCGCCGGCGAGGTCACAGCGGCCATCCAGCGCGAGATTCCTGCCGGCCGTGACTACCACGGTGCCCCGCTGCCCTACGGATACCTGCACTGCATCGAGGACTGGGACGACGAAGCGCTATCGACCGCCGGGCAGGGTGCCGGCTACATCCCCACCGAGGCCGTGGTGCGGGTGGACCTGAGCAAGCTGACCTATCTGTCTGCCGACAAGGAGAATGAGAAGTGA
- a CDS encoding GMC family oxidoreductase, which produces MTSTVDTADVLVIGAGPGGAGVTLKLAQAGYKVTCLEQGPWISSTDHPHYHREWEIEKQRGWAYDPNVRGLPEDYPVTGFTTPYLMNNVGGSTMHYAGHWPRYKPVDFRKGTEHGLEGTIDWPISYEELAPYYDENDAIYGISGMVGDPSYPDRSGVDRDPPVLPGKLGRNFAKALGGLGWHWWPSDNAIITRPRENRDADVAAGNELSGSPTGSLSTPAHTHWPFAIALGADLRTHARVERINAKNGKATGATYIDTRTGNRHEVTADIVVVAASGIGTPRLLLMSDQKGHPDGLANSNGLVGKYLMHHIFAFCDAWFDEPMEGYKGAFGAPLYSHEFYHTDTNRGFVNGFGMQVARSFGAAYAAMGSHTGYTAPWGRDHRKFFNNHFGNHLMVFMFGEDLPVETNCVTLDPDVKDTSGLPAAHVNWVPHANDIALSNFGIDRIFDAARALGAVETNDTGVLNPPPGWHLMGTCRMGNNPTDSVTNKWNQTWDVPNLFVVDGSSLTTGGAVNPTSTIGALAVRAGSYIAQRFSDIVDQRTTPSNADAPAI; this is translated from the coding sequence GTGACGTCAACTGTGGACACCGCCGACGTATTGGTCATCGGGGCAGGGCCCGGTGGCGCCGGGGTGACCCTGAAACTGGCGCAGGCGGGCTACAAGGTCACCTGCCTGGAGCAGGGGCCGTGGATCAGCTCGACCGACCATCCGCACTACCACCGAGAGTGGGAGATCGAGAAGCAACGCGGGTGGGCCTATGACCCGAACGTTCGCGGGCTTCCCGAGGATTACCCGGTAACCGGTTTCACCACGCCCTATCTGATGAACAACGTGGGCGGCAGCACCATGCACTATGCCGGGCACTGGCCGCGGTACAAGCCGGTGGACTTCCGCAAGGGCACCGAGCATGGCCTGGAGGGCACCATCGACTGGCCCATCAGCTACGAAGAACTGGCGCCCTACTACGACGAGAACGACGCCATTTACGGCATCTCCGGCATGGTGGGTGACCCGTCCTATCCGGATCGCAGTGGGGTGGACCGCGATCCGCCGGTGTTGCCGGGCAAACTCGGCAGGAACTTCGCCAAGGCCCTGGGTGGGCTCGGCTGGCACTGGTGGCCTTCGGACAATGCCATCATCACCAGGCCGAGGGAGAACCGCGACGCCGACGTGGCAGCGGGCAACGAACTGTCCGGAAGCCCCACCGGGTCGCTGAGTACTCCGGCGCATACCCACTGGCCCTTTGCGATCGCCCTCGGGGCGGACCTGCGCACCCACGCCAGGGTCGAGCGCATCAATGCCAAGAACGGAAAAGCCACGGGCGCAACGTACATCGACACCCGAACCGGAAACCGGCATGAGGTCACCGCAGATATCGTGGTGGTGGCTGCCAGCGGTATCGGCACACCCAGACTGCTGCTGATGAGTGATCAGAAGGGCCATCCTGACGGCCTGGCGAACAGCAACGGCCTGGTGGGCAAGTACCTGATGCACCACATCTTCGCGTTCTGCGACGCGTGGTTCGACGAACCGATGGAGGGCTACAAGGGCGCCTTCGGGGCTCCGTTGTACTCGCACGAGTTCTACCACACCGACACCAACCGTGGCTTCGTCAACGGCTTCGGGATGCAGGTGGCCCGTAGCTTCGGGGCGGCCTACGCCGCCATGGGCAGCCACACCGGCTACACGGCCCCGTGGGGACGCGACCACCGCAAGTTCTTCAACAACCACTTCGGCAACCACCTGATGGTGTTCATGTTCGGTGAGGATCTACCCGTCGAAACAAACTGTGTGACACTCGATCCCGACGTCAAGGACACCAGTGGCCTGCCGGCGGCGCATGTCAACTGGGTGCCGCACGCCAATGACATCGCGCTGTCCAACTTCGGGATCGACAGGATCTTCGATGCCGCACGTGCGCTCGGAGCTGTCGAGACCAACGACACCGGGGTGTTGAATCCGCCACCGGGCTGGCATTTGATGGGGACGTGCCGCATGGGCAACAACCCAACGGACTCCGTGACCAACAAGTGGAATCAGACCTGGGACGTGCCGAATCTGTTCGTGGTCGACGGTAGCTCGCTGACCACCGGGGGTGCGGTGAACCCGACGTCGACAATCGGAGCACTGGCTGTTCGTGCGGGCAGCTATATCGCGCAGCGCTTCTCGGATATCGTCGACCAGCGGACGACACCGAGCAACGCAGACGCCCCGGCGATCTGA